The following proteins are encoded in a genomic region of Kosakonia oryzae:
- a CDS encoding CoA pyrophosphatase — protein MEQAALTLDDFLSRFQLLRPQLNPAVMNTRQAAVLVPVVRRQQPGLLLTQRSPLLRKHAGQVAFPGGAVDSTDASLIAAALREAQEEVAIPPDAVEVIGVLPPVDSVTGFQVTPVVGIIPPDLHYHASEDEVAAVFEMPLAEALRLGRYHPLDIHRHGNAHRVWLSWYQHYFVWGMTAGIIRSLALQIGRKP, from the coding sequence GTTTTCAACTGTTACGCCCCCAGCTCAATCCGGCGGTGATGAATACACGCCAGGCCGCCGTGCTGGTACCTGTAGTGCGGCGCCAGCAGCCGGGTCTGCTACTGACGCAGCGCTCGCCGCTGCTGCGTAAACATGCCGGTCAGGTCGCTTTTCCCGGCGGCGCGGTCGACAGTACCGATGCATCACTGATTGCCGCCGCGCTGCGGGAAGCACAGGAAGAGGTGGCGATTCCTCCCGATGCGGTGGAAGTTATCGGCGTCCTGCCGCCGGTCGATAGCGTCACCGGCTTTCAGGTCACGCCGGTGGTGGGCATTATTCCGCCGGATCTTCACTACCATGCCAGCGAAGATGAAGTGGCGGCGGTTTTCGAAATGCCGCTGGCCGAAGCGCTGCGGCTTGGGCGCTACCATCCGCTCGACATTCATCGCCACGGTAACGCACATCGCGTGTGGCTCTCCTGGTATCAGCATTATTTTGTCTGGGGCATGACGGCCGGAATTATTCGTTCGCTGGCACTGCAAATTGGCCGCAAGCCTTGA